Proteins encoded together in one Candidatus Methylomirabilis sp. window:
- a CDS encoding 3,4-dihydroxy-2-butanone-4-phosphate synthase, with protein MPFATVEDALAAIRAGRMVIVVDDEDRENEGDLTLAAERVTPEAVN; from the coding sequence ATGCCCTTCGCCACGGTCGAGGACGCGCTCGCCGCCATCCGGGCGGGCCGGATGGTCATCGTCGTGGACGACGAGGACCGGGAGAACGAGGGGGACCTCACGCTCGCCGCCGAGCGGGTCACCCCCGAGGCGGTGAACTT